TGACGCGCGTCGGACCACGGCCAGAACAGCGCCACGCCCAGTCCACCATCGGTCAGCATGTCGAGCAGGGGATGGGACGCGGCCGACAACGCGACGAAGGCCAGGGCACCGATCGCGCGCGCCCGCAGTGATCGTGCAAGGAGGGCCGCCAGGGCGCCGCAGGCGAGTGCGAACACCAACGAGTGGCTCGCGCCGCGGTGACCCCAGGCATGCGCGTAGTCGATGCCGAGCGCGAACATCGCGACATCGGCATCGGGCAGCACCGCGGCCGCCATGCCGGCGAGGGCCAGCCGTGGCGGGAGGCGGGTGCGGCCGAGCGCGACAGCGGCGGCAAGCGGGAGCAGGGCGTGGGTCAGGATCGTGGGCATGCGCGAGCGGGACTGCCGGGGCGACCAGCATCCGGCGCCTGCGTGGGCGGTCGATGAAGTCGGTGCGTACCCAAGAAAAAGGCCGGCATATGCCGGCCTTTTTTTCGCACCCCGTCGGCAGCGTTCAGCGTTCGCGCTGCGTGCGCGTCGGCTTCAACGAGCGAGGGCCTTCGATGATGGCCGGGCGCGTGCGGAGCGCCGGAGTCTCCGGCGTGCTCGCGGTGCGCGCGCCCTGACCCTGGGCTGTTGCGCCGGCACTCCGGACCAGAGGCTGCGAGCCGTTCTCACGCACCGGATCCGCGGCGATCCACTGCTTGATCTGCGGGAAGATCAGGTCCAGGCGGGAGTAGAAATCGCGGTTCTGCGCGTTGTTGAGGTTGCCGGAATTCGCGCAGGTCGCCCAGCCGCCGTACAGACCGCCCCGCAGGCGATACGAGTTGTCGGTGTAGCGGGTGAAGAGCCCCGAGCCGCTGCTGCCGCCTTCGGTCGTGCCTTCGAGCCAGCCTGCCGCAAACCGCTCCGGATAGGGGCTGCCGGTGACCGATTTGCCGAACGACACCTTTTTCGCGTCGCCCGCCGGATGGTGGATGGCCATGACGTCGGCATCCAGCGCAACGGGGCTGGCGTCCCACCCTGCGAACGTCGCACCGGCGGGGGCCGGGTTCCTGAGGCGCAGCAGGAGGGCGTCACTCGCGGCGTCGACGAAGAGCAGGTCGGCGCCGCCCGTCAGCGGATTCCCCCTGACGGCGTTGGTGACCGTGCACCCGGTGTTCTCGTACGCCCAGTAGGTGTTGAGCGTGTTCGCGACGGTCTGGTCGCCGATGCAGTGGGCGGCCGAGTAGAAGTAGGGCACCTGGGTGGCAGCGGTGGTGTCGTTGATGAGCGTCCCGGTGCACACATAGCTCTTGCCGCCGGTGGAGAACACCATGTGCGCCACCGCGTTCTTGGCCTGCACATAAGCAGGACCCAACGCGTCGACGCGGCAGACGGCGTTGATGTTGCACGCGCCGGAGTCGCCCAGTGCCTTCACGATCTTGAAATCGTTGCGGCTGTTGGTGAGCAGGTGCGAGATTTCCGGCGCCTGCAGCCTCGCCTGGAGCACCTTGACGTGGGCAGGGCGGTAGACCTCGATGATCTGCGCCGCGCCATCGGTGGCGGGCGTCCAGTACAGCCCCTGGGCATCGGCCAGCGACTGCGCTTCCGCGGCAGTGACCATGGCCACGACGCGTCCCGGATCGTCGGCGCCGGCGAAACGCAGTTCCACGTGGGGATGCAGTCCTTTCACCTGCAGGCCGACACGCAGACCGAGCGCATCCGGAGAGCCGATCTGCAGGCGCGCGACCGCGCCTCCCGTGCGGAGCGGCACCCAGCGCAACGCGGGCGTGGTGCGTCCGATGCCTTCGCTTGCGAGCTTCCGGCCGATGCCGATCTGGGTGGCCTTGATGCGCTGGCTGGCATTGCGTTGTTCGAGTTCGACCAGCCGCTCGAGCGCGAGTTCGCGGTAACCCTGGCCGATGGTGGTGCTCGCGGGAAACGGCGCCAGCTTCCACGCGGGCGCGGCCTGTGCGGGCGTGCGGCTGGCTTCACCGGCCACCTGGGTCACGCCCGCGCTGGCGGCCAGGGGCGTGGCGACCAGCATCAGGCTGGCCAGGCATCGCAGGGTGTTCGATCGCGTCATTCTTCGGACCTCCATGTCGGAGCGTGGGATTGGAACGGGCGGGCCTCACGCGGCCCGCCCATGCGTGCAACTCAGGGCTTGGCCGGCGCCGCCGCAGCGGCGGGCGCGGTGGCCGGCCATCCGCAGGTCTGGCCTTCGTTCTGCTGCTTCAGCCAGTCCTGCAGCGGAGCGAAGTACTCCAGCACCGGGCCGGCGTCCATCTTCTCGCCGCCGGTGAGCTCCTTCAGCGTGGCCTGCCACGGCTGGCCGGCGCCCTTCTCGAGCATCGCCCAGAACTTCTGGCCCGCGGCCTTGTTGCCGTAGAAGCTGCAGTTGTACAGCGGGCCCTTGTAGCCGGCCGCGTCGCACAGGCCCTTGTAGAACTGGAACTGCAGCACGTGCGAGAGGAAGTAGCGCGTATACGGCGTGTTGCCCGGCACGTGGTACTTCGCACCCGGATCGAAGAAGTCTTCGCCGCGCGCGGTCGCAGGCGCCACGCCCTGGTACTTCGCCTTCAGGTCCCACCAGGCCTTGTTGTAGTCGGCCGGCTTGATCGAACCGTCGAACACGCCCCAGCGCCAGCGGTCGATCATCAGCCCGAACGGCATGAAGGACACCTTCGCCAGCGCCATGCGCATCTGCGCATTGATCAGCGCTTCGTTGGTCTGCTGCTGTTCGCCGACCATGCCGATCGACTTCAGGTAATCCGGCGTCATCGCCAGCACCATCGTGTCGCCGATCGCCTCGTGGAAGCCATCGTGCGCGCCGGTCTGGAACAGCGGCGGCAGCTTGTTGTAGGCCAGGTAGTAATACACGTGGCCCAGCTCGTGGTAGATGGTGGTGAAGTCTTCCTCGTTGGGCTTGATGCACATCTTGGTGCGCACGTCGCCGGCCATGTTCATGTCCCACGCGCTGGCGTGGCAGACGACGTCACGGTCGATCGGCTTGATGAACTGGGTCTTGGTCCAGTAGCTCTCGGGCAGCTTGGGCATGCCGAGGCTGTTGTAGAAATCCTGCGCGCGCTCGGTCATCTGCTTGGCGACCTGCAGCTGCGCCTCGCGCTCGGCCTGGAAGAGCGCGTCCGTGCCCGGGCCGGGACCGGCCTTGGCCAGCGCCGCCTGGTAATCGGCCTGGTACTGCTTCTCCAGCGCGCCGGTGATGTCGAGGCTGCCGGCGCCCTTGTACGGCTCCAGCATGTCCCACAGGTTGCCCCAGTCCTGCTGCCACATGTTGCCCATCAGGTGGGCGGGCAGCAGGCCGTTGACCTGGCCCTTCTCCACGCCGTAGGTGGCCTGCAGCTTGGTGCGGGTGTAGCAGTGCAATTGCTCGTAGAGCGGCTTGACCTGGCCCCACAGGCGATCGGTTTCGGCGGCGATCTCGGCCGGCGTCATGTCGTAGCCGCTGCGCCACATTTCGCCGGTGTCGGCGAAGCCCATTTCCTTGGAGCCTTCGTTCACCAGTTCGACGAAGCGCGTGTAGTCCTTGCGCATCGGCTGGGCGATCGTGTGCCAACCCTGCCAGGCATCGAGCTGCGCGTCGTAGTCGCGGCTGCTGCGCAGCACGTCCTCGAGTTCGCCCAGCTGGCGGCACTTCTTTGCCTCTCCCTCACCCGTGCAGTACTCGCCTGCGCCATAGGCGCCTTCCATCTTGGTGGCGATCTGGGTCAGCTCGGCCAGCTTGGCCGGATCCTTCGGCGCGGGCATCGCGGTGGCCAGCTTCAGCAGCTGGATGGCGCGGGCCGTCTCCGGCGACATCTTCTGGCCTTCGAACTTCTTCGCCTGCTCGATCCAGGTGTTGAGCTGGGTCAGGTAACGTTCGTTGCCCTTGGCGGCCAGCAGCTGGCTGTCGTCGTTGATGTAGGTGCTCGACAGCCACTGGGCGGCGGTGAGCTCCGGGTACATCTTCTTGAACTCGTCGTTGACGCGCGCGATGAACTGGTCGGCGGTCTCGCCCTGCGGCGCGGCGGGTGCGGCGGTCGTATCCGCGGCGGGTTCGTCCTTCTTGCAGGCGGCGAGCGTGGCGACGCCGGCGCCGATGGCGAGGGCGAGCAGGAGGTGACGGTGCTTCACGGGACGTCCTTCGGGGTGCGGCTGGCACGGGAACCCGAAGGGTAGTGAGACGCGGAGGGGGCGGCAAGTCCGACGTCACGCCGCCTTGCGGGAAGGTGCTGTCAGCGGTGCGGCAGGCCCCGATCCTTCAGGAACGCGCGGGCGTCGTCGGCGTCGTGTTCGAACCGCGCCCACGGGAATGGCGGGCGCCGCGACAGATCGCGCGCCGCAGCGCGCCCGGGTGTCACCGCCGGGTCAGCGGAAGGGTAGCCCGCGCTGCTGCAGGAACGCGCGGGCGTCGTCGGCGTCGTGTTCGAACCGCGCCCACGGGAATGGCGGGCGCCGCGACAGATCGCGCGCCGCAGCGCGCCCGGGTGTCACCGCCGGGTCAGCGGAAGGGTAGCCCGCGCTGCTGCAGGAACGCGCGGGCGTCGTCGGCGTCGTGTTCGAACCACGCCTGTGTCGACCCCAGCCGGTACGTGTACCCCCAGGCATCCATGTCGGCCATCAGCCGTTCGCGCCCCACGCCGGGTAGCGCATCGGCCAGGATGATCTGCAGGCAGCAGGTGGCGTCTTCCTCGATCACCGAGTCGGTGGCGTCGGTGTGCACCTGCGCGCGGCGCTCATCCGGCAGCACGATCAGGTGGCAGGCTTCGTGCAGCATCGAGTGCACGGGCGTGTCGTCGCGCACGTAGACGTTGTGGGCGATCACGCCGGCCTCCGGTTCGCCCCAGAAACTGCCGGGGATCGGTGCGCCCGGGTCCACGTGGTGCAGGACCAGGCCATACCCGGCCAGCAGCGAGGCCGCGTCCGCGAAGGGCAGGCGGCCGACCCGCATCACGGAGGCTTCGGCGTCGGTCAGGGGCGCGTCCATCGGGAACACGGGCGGAGCAGGGCGCCGCCCGTCACAGCGTCAGGTGTTGCCTTCCGGCAGCGCCACGGAGATGTCGAGCACGTCGTGGTCGCCGTCCTTGATCAGGTCCACCTTGACCGCGTCGACGTCGACGTTGACGTACTTCTTGATCACTTCCAGCAGTTCGCGGCGCAGCAGCGGCAGGTAGTCGGGCGCGCCGCGCGAGCTGCGCTCCTGCGCGATGATGATCTGCAGGCGGTTCTTCGCGGTCTCGGCGGTGTTCTTCTTCGCCTTGAGGAAATCGAACAGGCCCATGCTCAACCTCCGAACAACTTGCTGAAGAAACCCTTCTTCTCCAGGGTGGTGAAGCGCAGCGGGCGGTCTTCGCCCAGCAGGCGCGCAACGGTGTCGTCATAGGCCTGGCCGGCCGGCGATTCCAGGTCGAGGATGACCGGTTCGCCCTTGTTGGAGGCGTTCAGCACGTCGCCGGACTCCGGGATCACGCCGAGCGTCTTCAGGCCCAGCACGTCCTCCACGTCCTTGATGCTGAGCATCTCGCCGCCTTCGACGCGCGCGGGGTTGTAGCGGGTCAGCAGCAGGTTGGCCTTCAGCGGCTCGCCGTTCTCGGCGCGGCGGGTCTTGGAATCCAGCAGGCCCAGGATGCGGTCGGAGTCGCGCACGGAGGAGACTTCCGGGTTGACCACCACGATGGCCTGGTCGGCGAAGTACATCGCCAGGAAGGCGCCCTTCTCGATGCCGGCGGGCGAATCGCACACGACGAACTCGAAGCCGTCGTCGGACAGGTCCTTCAGCACTTTTTCCACGCCTTCTTTCGTCAGCGCGTCCTTGTCGCGCGTCTGCGAGGCGGCCAGCACGTACAGCGTCTCGAAGCGCTTGTCCTTGATGAGGGCCTGCTTCAGCGTGGCCTCGCCCTGGGTGACGTTGACGAAGTCGTACACCACGCGGCGCTCGCAGCCCATGATGAGATCGAGGTTGCGCAGGCCGACGTCGAAGTCGATGACCGCGACCTTCTTGCCGCGACGCGCCAGTCCGCAGGCGATGCTCGCGCTGGTGGTGGTCTTGCCGACGCCGCCCTTGCCGGACGTGACTACGATGATTTCAGCCAATGGTGTTCTCCTTGGTCGTTCTTATGTGCGTGGGCGTCGCGCATCAGTCCTGCGCGACGATCTTGAGTTGGTCCTGGTCCAGCCAGATCTGCACGGCCTTGCCACGCAGTTCCTTGGGTACTTCCTCCATCACCTTGTAGTGGCCGGCGACGGCGACCAGTTCGGCATGGAATTCACGGCAGAAGATGCGCGCATCGGCGTTGCCGCGCGCGCCGGCGAGGGCGCGGCCGCGCAGCGCGCCGTAGATATGGATGGAGCCGTCGGAGATGACCTCCGCGCCGGCGCCGACGGTGCTGAGCACGGTCAGGTCCCGGTTCTCGGCGTACAGCTGCTGGCCCGAGCGGACCGGCGTCTTCTGGACCAGGCCCGGCTTGGTCTCGACCGCCTTGGCGGCAGGCGCGGCCTTCGCCGGCGCGGGCTCGGCGGCGGCCGGTCGCGGGGGCGCGGCAGACGCGGGCGCTGGCGAGCCGGATTCGTACTGCGCGCGGAACTTGGCCAGCAGCGGCAGGCCGAGCTGCTCGGCGAGCACCTCGGTCTCACGCGAACCATACGCCAGCGCCACCGGAAGCACTCCGGCGCCGCGCAGGCCATCGATCAGCGACTGCGCCGTCGCCGTGTCGGGCATGCGCGCCAGGCCGCCGAAGTCGACGATGACGGCCGCACGGCCGAACAGCTTCGGCGCGCGCTCGACGCGCTCGCGCATCTCGCGGACGAGCTGGTCGACATCGAGGGTGCGGATGCGGAGGTTGGCGATGCCCACCTGGCCGATCTTCAGTTCGCCGGCCTGTTCGTAGTCCATATGCGTCCGGGTCACGCTCATGTTCCCGTCGGGCGCTGTGCGCCTGCGTCCGCCAGCAGGCGCGTGCGGGTCCAGGGGGTGTCCGGCAGGGCATCGCGGTAGGTGTCGCGCACCCAGGGATAGCTGCACAGTTCCTTCATGAGCATGCTCGCGCGGACGTTCGCTTCGGCCATCACGTGCTGACCGACTTCGCGGAAACCGAAGCTGCCATGGAACAGCAGGGCCGGATCGGCCCCGTGGTCGAGGAAGACCTCGCACGCCAGCTGCGGGTAGCGCAGTTCGGCGAAGCTCTGGACATCGGCATAGAAGGCGCGGCCCACGCCGCCGCCACGCCGGCGGCT
This genomic stretch from Pseudoxanthomonas sp. CF385 harbors:
- a CDS encoding metal-dependent hydrolase, coding for MPTILTHALLPLAAAVALGRTRLPPRLALAGMAAAVLPDADVAMFALGIDYAHAWGHRGASHSLVFALACGALAALLARSLRARAIGALAFVALSAASHPLLDMLTDGGLGVALFWPWSDARHFAPWRVVEVSPFANRFFSARGAEVLWSELRWVWLPTVVVAGAIAWRRRCAPQEGRCQSRP
- a CDS encoding trypsin-like peptidase domain-containing protein, with protein sequence MTRSNTLRCLASLMLVATPLAASAGVTQVAGEASRTPAQAAPAWKLAPFPASTTIGQGYRELALERLVELEQRNASQRIKATQIGIGRKLASEGIGRTTPALRWVPLRTGGAVARLQIGSPDALGLRVGLQVKGLHPHVELRFAGADDPGRVVAMVTAAEAQSLADAQGLYWTPATDGAAQIIEVYRPAHVKVLQARLQAPEISHLLTNSRNDFKIVKALGDSGACNINAVCRVDALGPAYVQAKNAVAHMVFSTGGKSYVCTGTLINDTTAATQVPYFYSAAHCIGDQTVANTLNTYWAYENTGCTVTNAVRGNPLTGGADLLFVDAASDALLLRLRNPAPAGATFAGWDASPVALDADVMAIHHPAGDAKKVSFGKSVTGSPYPERFAAGWLEGTTEGGSSGSGLFTRYTDNSYRLRGGLYGGWATCANSGNLNNAQNRDFYSRLDLIFPQIKQWIAADPVRENGSQPLVRSAGATAQGQGARTASTPETPALRTRPAIIEGPRSLKPTRTQRER
- a CDS encoding M2 family metallopeptidase, with product MKHRHLLLALAIGAGVATLAACKKDEPAADTTAAPAAPQGETADQFIARVNDEFKKMYPELTAAQWLSSTYINDDSQLLAAKGNERYLTQLNTWIEQAKKFEGQKMSPETARAIQLLKLATAMPAPKDPAKLAELTQIATKMEGAYGAGEYCTGEGEAKKCRQLGELEDVLRSSRDYDAQLDAWQGWHTIAQPMRKDYTRFVELVNEGSKEMGFADTGEMWRSGYDMTPAEIAAETDRLWGQVKPLYEQLHCYTRTKLQATYGVEKGQVNGLLPAHLMGNMWQQDWGNLWDMLEPYKGAGSLDITGALEKQYQADYQAALAKAGPGPGTDALFQAEREAQLQVAKQMTERAQDFYNSLGMPKLPESYWTKTQFIKPIDRDVVCHASAWDMNMAGDVRTKMCIKPNEEDFTTIYHELGHVYYYLAYNKLPPLFQTGAHDGFHEAIGDTMVLAMTPDYLKSIGMVGEQQQTNEALINAQMRMALAKVSFMPFGLMIDRWRWGVFDGSIKPADYNKAWWDLKAKYQGVAPATARGEDFFDPGAKYHVPGNTPYTRYFLSHVLQFQFYKGLCDAAGYKGPLYNCSFYGNKAAGQKFWAMLEKGAGQPWQATLKELTGGEKMDAGPVLEYFAPLQDWLKQQNEGQTCGWPATAPAAAAAPAKP
- the minE gene encoding cell division topological specificity factor MinE codes for the protein MGLFDFLKAKKNTAETAKNRLQIIIAQERSSRGAPDYLPLLRRELLEVIKKYVNVDVDAVKVDLIKDGDHDVLDISVALPEGNT
- the minD gene encoding septum site-determining protein MinD, which gives rise to MAEIIVVTSGKGGVGKTTTSASIACGLARRGKKVAVIDFDVGLRNLDLIMGCERRVVYDFVNVTQGEATLKQALIKDKRFETLYVLAASQTRDKDALTKEGVEKVLKDLSDDGFEFVVCDSPAGIEKGAFLAMYFADQAIVVVNPEVSSVRDSDRILGLLDSKTRRAENGEPLKANLLLTRYNPARVEGGEMLSIKDVEDVLGLKTLGVIPESGDVLNASNKGEPVILDLESPAGQAYDDTVARLLGEDRPLRFTTLEKKGFFSKLFGG
- the minC gene encoding septum site-determining protein MinC codes for the protein MTRTHMDYEQAGELKIGQVGIANLRIRTLDVDQLVREMRERVERAPKLFGRAAVIVDFGGLARMPDTATAQSLIDGLRGAGVLPVALAYGSRETEVLAEQLGLPLLAKFRAQYESGSPAPASAAPPRPAAAEPAPAKAAPAAKAVETKPGLVQKTPVRSGQQLYAENRDLTVLSTVGAGAEVISDGSIHIYGALRGRALAGARGNADARIFCREFHAELVAVAGHYKVMEEVPKELRGKAVQIWLDQDQLKIVAQD
- a CDS encoding GNAT family N-acetyltransferase; this encodes MSIVIRDVREHELDSVLALNNNAGLAILPLDSAKVRRFYETAEYFRVAERDGNLAGFLVGFGSSAGHDSSNFAWFGERYPQFFYIDRIVVASRRRGGGVGRAFYADVQSFAELRYPQLACEVFLDHGADPALLFHGSFGFREVGQHVMAEANVRASMLMKELCSYPWVRDTYRDALPDTPWTRTRLLADAGAQRPTGT